The Salvelinus fontinalis isolate EN_2023a chromosome 31, ASM2944872v1, whole genome shotgun sequence genome has a window encoding:
- the LOC129829443 gene encoding synaptophysin-like isoform X2 → MFKMSVECKNRTESDLSIEVEFEYPFRLHQVYFDAPTCKGGPPERLFLVGNYSSSAEFFVTIGVFAFLYSMAALSVYVFALEKYRENNKGPLIDFGVTCVFTFMWLVSSAAWAKGLSDVKASTDPEKVVDLISACDEEGNRCREVHDPVMSGLNTSVCFGFMNLVLWGGNLWFVFKETGIIAPFMRAPPPQEKQPAPDAYGQQAGYEQDPYAGSQGGYQPEYNQQQGYNQEGGEYGQAPTSFANQM, encoded by the exons ATGTTCAAGATGAGTGTGGAGTGTAAAAACAGGACCGAGAGCGACCTGAGTATAGAAGTGGAATTCGAGTATCCTTTCAG GCTTCACCAAGTATACTTTGACGCCCCAACCTGTAAAGGGGGTCCCCCCGAGCGTCTCTTCCTGGTTGGTAACTACTCATCCTCGGCTGAGTTCTTCGTCACCATCGGTGTGTTTGCCTTCCTCTACTCCATGGCTGCCCTCAGCGTCTACGTCTTCGCCCTGGAGAAGTACCGGGAGAACAACAAAGGACCACTCATC GACTTTGGCGTGACGTGTGTGTTCACCTTCATGTGGTTGGTCAGTTCAGCGGCGTGGGCTAAGGGCCTGTCGGACGTCAAGGCGTCCACGGACCCTGAGAAAGTGGTGGATCTGATCTCAGCCTGCGACGAGGAAGGGAACCGCTGTCGTGAAGTTCACGACCCCGTCATGTCTGGACTCAACACCTCCGTC TGTTTTGGCTTCATGAACCTGGTGCTGTGGGGAGGAAACCTGTGGTTCGTCTTTAAGGAGACCGGCATCATCGCCCCCTTTATGCGCGCCCCTCCTCCCCAGGAGAAGCAGCCCGCCCCAGACGCGTACGGCCAGCAGGCGGGGTACGAGCAGGACCCGTACGCCGGTTCCCAGGGGGGCTACCAGCCAGAATACAACCAGCAGCAAGGCTACAACCAGGAGGGCGGAGAGTACGGACAGGCCCCCACCTCCTTCGCCAATCAGatgtga
- the LOC129829443 gene encoding synaptophysin-like isoform X1 codes for MDIVNQLVAGGQFRVLKVPLGFIKALEWIFAIFAFSTCGSYSGMFKMSVECKNRTESDLSIEVEFEYPFRLHQVYFDAPTCKGGPPERLFLVGNYSSSAEFFVTIGVFAFLYSMAALSVYVFALEKYRENNKGPLIDFGVTCVFTFMWLVSSAAWAKGLSDVKASTDPEKVVDLISACDEEGNRCREVHDPVMSGLNTSVCFGFMNLVLWGGNLWFVFKETGIIAPFMRAPPPQEKQPAPDAYGQQAGYEQDPYAGSQGGYQPEYNQQQGYNQEGGEYGQAPTSFANQM; via the exons AAAGTTCCCCTGGGCTTCATCAAAGCTCTAGAATGG ATCTTTGCCATCTTTGCATTCTCAACATGCGGGAGTTACTCCGGGATGTTCAAGATGAGTGTGGAGTGTAAAAACAGGACCGAGAGCGACCTGAGTATAGAAGTGGAATTCGAGTATCCTTTCAG GCTTCACCAAGTATACTTTGACGCCCCAACCTGTAAAGGGGGTCCCCCCGAGCGTCTCTTCCTGGTTGGTAACTACTCATCCTCGGCTGAGTTCTTCGTCACCATCGGTGTGTTTGCCTTCCTCTACTCCATGGCTGCCCTCAGCGTCTACGTCTTCGCCCTGGAGAAGTACCGGGAGAACAACAAAGGACCACTCATC GACTTTGGCGTGACGTGTGTGTTCACCTTCATGTGGTTGGTCAGTTCAGCGGCGTGGGCTAAGGGCCTGTCGGACGTCAAGGCGTCCACGGACCCTGAGAAAGTGGTGGATCTGATCTCAGCCTGCGACGAGGAAGGGAACCGCTGTCGTGAAGTTCACGACCCCGTCATGTCTGGACTCAACACCTCCGTC TGTTTTGGCTTCATGAACCTGGTGCTGTGGGGAGGAAACCTGTGGTTCGTCTTTAAGGAGACCGGCATCATCGCCCCCTTTATGCGCGCCCCTCCTCCCCAGGAGAAGCAGCCCGCCCCAGACGCGTACGGCCAGCAGGCGGGGTACGAGCAGGACCCGTACGCCGGTTCCCAGGGGGGCTACCAGCCAGAATACAACCAGCAGCAAGGCTACAACCAGGAGGGCGGAGAGTACGGACAGGCCCCCACCTCCTTCGCCAATCAGatgtga